One part of the Chryseobacterium sp. 7 genome encodes these proteins:
- a CDS encoding TCR/Tet family MFS transporter — MENSKKKAAIGFIFITLLIDITGWGIIIPVVPKLIEELIHADISEAAKYGGWLGFAYAFTQFIFSPLVGNLSDKYGRRPIILISLFGFAIDYIFLALAPTIWWLFLGRVIAGITGASVTTASAYIADISTDEDRAKNFGLIGAAFGLGFIIGPVLGGVLGHYGARVPFYAAAGLCLLNFLYGYFILPESLDKDKRREFDWKRANPIGSFKFLGKHPEISGLIVSLILIYIAGHAVQSNWSFFTMYKFSWTERMVGISLGVVGLLVGLVQGGLIRYTTPRLGEQKSIYYGLAFYALGMLLFAFASEGWMMFVFLVPYCLGGICGPALQSVITKSVPSNEQGELQGALTSLMSATSIIGPPMMTNLFYYFTHDEAPFKFSGAPFFLAFVLMAISVVITYSAFQKKGKDVVDVTSKKDLH; from the coding sequence ATGGAAAATTCAAAGAAAAAAGCGGCTATAGGCTTCATATTTATTACTTTACTGATCGACATTACAGGGTGGGGTATCATTATTCCTGTGGTTCCTAAATTGATTGAGGAGCTTATTCATGCAGACATCAGCGAAGCTGCAAAATATGGCGGCTGGTTAGGATTTGCCTATGCATTTACACAGTTTATTTTCTCTCCGCTCGTAGGAAACCTGAGTGATAAATACGGACGAAGACCTATTATCCTGATTTCACTCTTTGGATTTGCAATAGATTATATCTTTCTTGCTTTGGCTCCTACTATTTGGTGGCTGTTTTTAGGAAGGGTTATTGCCGGGATTACGGGGGCCAGTGTCACCACTGCCAGTGCCTATATTGCAGATATTTCAACGGATGAAGACAGGGCTAAGAATTTTGGACTGATTGGTGCTGCCTTCGGTCTTGGATTCATTATAGGGCCTGTTCTGGGTGGAGTTCTTGGCCACTATGGTGCCAGAGTACCTTTCTATGCAGCTGCGGGATTATGCTTGCTTAATTTCCTGTATGGATATTTCATCCTTCCTGAAAGTTTGGATAAAGATAAAAGAAGGGAATTCGACTGGAAGCGCGCCAATCCTATTGGTTCATTTAAATTTTTAGGTAAACACCCTGAAATTTCAGGACTTATCGTTTCACTGATATTGATTTATATTGCTGGTCATGCTGTACAGAGTAACTGGAGCTTTTTTACGATGTATAAATTCAGCTGGACGGAAAGAATGGTGGGAATTTCACTAGGAGTAGTAGGTTTATTAGTAGGCCTTGTACAAGGTGGACTTATCAGATATACGACACCAAGGCTGGGAGAGCAGAAAAGCATTTATTACGGACTGGCTTTCTATGCTTTAGGAATGTTGTTATTTGCTTTTGCTTCCGAAGGATGGATGATGTTTGTATTTTTGGTGCCTTACTGTTTAGGAGGAATTTGTGGTCCGGCTTTGCAGTCTGTTATCACGAAAAGCGTTCCTTCCAACGAACAGGGAGAGCTTCAAGGGGCATTAACGAGTTTAATGAGTGCTACATCTATTATCGGACCTCCAATGATGACGAACCTGTTCTACTATTTCACGCATGATGAAGCACCTTTCAAATTTTCCGGAGCACCGTTCTTTTTAGCGTTTGTTCTAATGGCGATCAGTGTTGTGATTACGTATTCTGCTTTTCAGAAAAAAGGAAAAGATGTCGTAGATGTAACCTCGAAAAAAGATCTTCATTAA
- a CDS encoding arylamine N-acetyltransferase family protein: protein MNTSELEKYFERIHFSGTPELNMETLRKIHQLHPKYIPFENIDPYTGTVPSLKVDDIFKKLVLESRGGYCYEQNQLLSEVLKALGFNVKLQLGRVVWGRQEDSIAAQTHLLLIVDFEGKKYVVDCGFGTATLTTPILLNEEDQQQTPNGIFKVSKKEETHTLWMWKEQWLPVYRFIIEHVEPIDLDISNWYLSTHPDSHFKNRLILSKVDENARYTYTDGVLNIRSNDGEKESISIENDMQLYEILVNTFGLKENAIEALKSKVNA from the coding sequence ATGAATACATCAGAACTGGAAAAGTATTTCGAAAGAATTCATTTCTCGGGAACTCCGGAATTGAATATGGAAACGTTAAGAAAAATACACCAGCTTCATCCCAAATATATTCCTTTTGAGAATATTGACCCTTATACAGGAACAGTTCCTTCTTTAAAAGTTGATGATATTTTCAAAAAACTGGTTCTCGAATCCAGAGGTGGATATTGTTATGAACAGAATCAGCTTTTGAGTGAAGTTTTAAAAGCTTTAGGTTTCAATGTAAAACTTCAGCTTGGAAGAGTAGTATGGGGCAGGCAGGAAGACAGCATTGCTGCACAAACCCATCTGTTGCTTATTGTAGATTTTGAAGGGAAAAAATATGTGGTAGACTGCGGTTTTGGAACGGCAACTCTTACAACACCCATTCTTTTAAATGAAGAAGATCAGCAGCAAACCCCCAACGGAATATTTAAAGTTTCTAAAAAAGAAGAAACCCATACACTCTGGATGTGGAAAGAACAGTGGCTTCCGGTGTACCGCTTCATAATTGAGCATGTAGAGCCAATTGACCTTGATATTTCCAACTGGTATTTGTCCACCCACCCGGATTCTCATTTTAAAAACAGACTGATTCTTTCAAAAGTAGATGAAAATGCCCGTTATACTTATACTGACGGTGTTTTGAATATACGGTCCAATGATGGTGAGAAAGAATCTATATCTATAGAAAATGACATGCAGCTGTATGAAATTCTGGTTAATACTTTTGGGCTGAAAGAGAATGCAATAGAAGCCTTGAAATCTAAAGTAAATGCTTAA
- a CDS encoding twin-arginine translocase TatA/TatE family subunit, with translation MELSIGEMALIAIAIVVLFGPDKLPQIARDLGAGVRKMRGAVEDIKTEIMKETDNPVSEIKREIEKVKDAAKDFNPMNDIKKDILTEPSSVASNEPPKPKPADDDTYEGPVSR, from the coding sequence ATGGAATTAAGCATTGGAGAAATGGCACTCATTGCCATTGCAATCGTTGTATTATTCGGTCCGGATAAACTTCCTCAGATTGCGCGTGACTTAGGTGCAGGCGTTAGAAAAATGCGTGGAGCAGTAGAAGATATTAAAACTGAAATCATGAAGGAGACAGATAACCCTGTTTCTGAAATCAAGCGTGAGATTGAAAAGGTAAAAGATGCTGCAAAGGATTTCAACCCGATGAATGATATTAAGAAAGATATTCTTACGGAGCCTTCTTCTGTAGCTTCTAATGAACCTCCAAAACCGAAGCCGGCGGATGATGATACTTACGAAGGACCTGTAAGCAGATAA
- a CDS encoding phosphatase PAP2 family protein, with amino-acid sequence MEEIIQEDKAVFLYLNNLGDSSFDQFWMLISSTWIWVPLYIIFLYFLYKSYKLRSLVFILIFLAIGATVSDQLASVFKYGVARLRPCHDPTLEHHMRIVKCGGQYGFYSAHASNTFFLASFLSILLKNKLKWFPYAIFVWALVVSYSRIYLGVHFPIDILVGAFVGSLLGVIFGALAKKVINKQAITL; translated from the coding sequence ATGGAAGAGATTATTCAGGAAGATAAAGCGGTATTTCTTTACCTTAACAATTTGGGCGATTCATCTTTCGACCAGTTTTGGATGCTGATTTCCAGTACCTGGATCTGGGTGCCTCTTTATATTATATTCCTTTATTTTTTATACAAAAGTTATAAACTAAGATCTTTAGTTTTTATCCTTATATTTTTGGCTATTGGTGCAACGGTTTCTGATCAGTTGGCCAGTGTTTTCAAATATGGTGTGGCAAGGCTGAGGCCGTGCCATGATCCTACTTTGGAGCATCATATGAGAATCGTGAAATGCGGCGGACAGTATGGTTTTTATTCTGCCCATGCTTCCAATACCTTCTTTTTGGCTTCTTTTTTAAGTATTTTATTGAAAAATAAACTTAAATGGTTTCCATATGCTATATTTGTATGGGCTCTGGTGGTTTCCTACAGCCGTATATATTTAGGAGTGCATTTCCCGATAGATATTTTGGTGGGGGCGTTTGTTGGATCTTTATTGGGAGTGATATTTGGTGCACTCGCCAAAAAAGTGATCAATAAACAAGCTATAACCTTATGA
- a CDS encoding tetratricopeptide repeat protein: MKKNLLLVTSLCVSLNFYAQDKKLAEECFNKADYKCAEEQYLKLAEKEQIQKFQSEYYDYLGTSQRRLGKSTQAFKSYESALKANPLSVSVYANLASLYSQKGNKVKALEYIEKGLQVNAETPDLYLTRSKIYDSQGKKDLAIKDLNQILTFAPDNLFAKTGLANLKKNNGDLEGALKDYNQLLSEKPESLLYNGRADVYFKMKKYKEALTDANKAISIDPKFAQSYVSKAMILFDTSKIKEACENLDKAVALGYEKAVLTDVYAKCVKK; this comes from the coding sequence ATGAAAAAAAACTTATTACTAGTAACTTCCCTCTGTGTTTCCCTTAATTTCTATGCCCAGGATAAAAAACTGGCTGAAGAATGTTTTAACAAAGCCGATTATAAATGTGCCGAAGAGCAGTATTTAAAGCTGGCAGAGAAAGAACAGATTCAAAAATTTCAATCGGAATATTACGATTATCTTGGAACATCTCAGAGAAGACTCGGAAAAAGCACCCAGGCTTTTAAATCTTATGAATCTGCCCTGAAAGCAAACCCTTTGTCAGTTTCTGTGTATGCCAATCTTGCATCACTTTACAGCCAGAAAGGAAATAAGGTGAAAGCGCTGGAATATATTGAAAAAGGACTTCAGGTGAATGCCGAAACTCCGGATTTATACCTTACCCGTTCCAAAATTTACGACAGCCAAGGGAAAAAAGATCTTGCCATTAAAGATCTTAATCAGATTCTGACTTTTGCTCCTGACAATCTTTTTGCCAAAACAGGATTGGCCAATCTGAAAAAGAATAATGGCGATCTGGAAGGTGCTTTAAAAGATTATAATCAACTTCTTTCCGAAAAACCGGAATCATTGCTTTACAACGGACGTGCAGATGTTTATTTTAAAATGAAAAAATACAAGGAAGCGCTTACAGATGCCAATAAAGCAATTTCCATAGACCCGAAATTTGCACAATCTTATGTGAGCAAAGCAATGATCCTGTTCGATACTTCCAAAATTAAGGAAGCCTGCGAAAATCTTGATAAGGCTGTAGCTTTAGGCTATGAAAAAGCAGTGCTGACAGATGTTTATGCTAAATGTGTAAAGAAATAA
- a CDS encoding tRNA (cytidine(34)-2'-O)-methyltransferase — protein MLNIVLVEPEIPNNTGNIGRLCVGTESRLHLIHPFGFVINDKNLKRSGLDYWVHLDVTEYADVEEWVSNIPDLSRVFLMSSHAEKSYLETEFRDGDWLVFGKESVGLSKEVLDRFENHLTIPMSKLIRSFNIANSVAFVVGEAKRQISLK, from the coding sequence ATGTTGAATATTGTTCTTGTAGAACCCGAAATACCCAATAATACAGGAAATATCGGAAGACTATGTGTAGGAACCGAAAGTAGGTTACACCTAATTCATCCGTTTGGATTTGTGATTAATGATAAAAACCTGAAACGTTCCGGATTAGACTATTGGGTACATCTCGATGTTACTGAATATGCAGATGTAGAGGAATGGGTTAGCAATATTCCAGATCTGTCACGCGTTTTTTTAATGAGTTCACATGCTGAAAAATCATATCTGGAAACTGAATTTCGGGACGGTGACTGGCTGGTATTCGGAAAGGAGAGTGTAGGGCTTAGTAAAGAGGTTCTGGACCGTTTTGAAAACCATTTAACCATTCCTATGTCGAAGCTCATCAGAAGCTTTAATATTGCCAATTCCGTTGCTTTTGTAGTAGGGGAGGCAAAGAGACAGATCAGTCTGAAATAA
- a CDS encoding 23S rRNA (pseudouridine(1915)-N(3))-methyltransferase RlmH codes for MRISLLCIGKTDDKEITSLISYYLNRLPKHWNFEITEIPDVKNAKNLSSDLLKKEEAKLFLNHIDKTDLVIILDEKGKQFTSREFSQKIDTWMNSSVKKVHILIGGAYGFSEEIYSRANEKMSLSKMTFTHQMIRLFIVEQLYRADQILQGKPYHND; via the coding sequence ATGCGAATCAGTTTACTTTGTATCGGTAAAACAGATGATAAGGAAATTACGTCTTTAATCAGTTATTATCTTAACCGTTTACCCAAACACTGGAATTTTGAAATTACTGAAATACCGGATGTTAAAAATGCTAAAAATCTGTCTTCTGACCTTCTTAAAAAAGAGGAAGCTAAGTTATTCTTAAACCACATTGATAAAACCGATCTGGTTATCATTCTTGATGAAAAAGGAAAACAGTTTACCAGCCGTGAATTTTCGCAGAAAATAGATACATGGATGAATTCTTCTGTGAAAAAAGTACATATTCTGATTGGAGGAGCCTATGGCTTTTCTGAAGAAATCTACAGCAGAGCGAATGAAAAAATGTCTTTATCTAAAATGACTTTTACCCATCAGATGATCCGCCTTTTTATTGTTGAACAACTTTACCGCGCTGATCAGATTCTGCAGGGAAAACCTTATCATAATGATTAA
- a CDS encoding YihY/virulence factor BrkB family protein, with amino-acid sequence MSVKVPKFILKIQEFFDSIHIPVLGISLWQMFQIYISGIFKGKIGRKAAAISWSFTISLFPFILFLLSVLPYMPHYDKLQFYIFDVLMHNVFPSNMEGDVRGYIEKSIIPNMRGISNLTIVLALVFATNGTFSLINGFNENSDEKLSDVKEFILSFFITIGFITIVFLALFGVYYVEVVMKLFTPAYDITWLVDNLSSIIGFVSFPLFYFILLTLFYWLGTVKISRFRQAVPGAILTTILFVVTTYIFAIYVKDIARYNVLYGSIGSMILLMVWVNVNVYLLLFGNELNMAIRKLRIEKLLSDEIQKETIHYHSQFTEPNFDSDEEHQRKLDNLKKN; translated from the coding sequence ATGAGTGTAAAGGTTCCTAAATTTATTTTGAAGATTCAAGAGTTTTTTGACAGCATCCATATTCCTGTTTTGGGAATATCGCTTTGGCAGATGTTTCAGATCTATATCTCAGGGATTTTCAAAGGTAAAATAGGAAGAAAGGCTGCTGCCATTTCCTGGAGCTTTACCATCAGTTTATTTCCGTTTATTCTGTTTTTGCTTTCCGTTTTGCCTTATATGCCGCATTATGACAAGCTTCAGTTCTATATTTTTGATGTTTTGATGCACAATGTTTTCCCTTCGAATATGGAAGGTGATGTGAGAGGTTATATAGAAAAAAGTATTATTCCGAATATGAGGGGAATCAGTAACCTGACCATCGTTCTGGCACTTGTTTTTGCTACAAATGGTACATTTTCTCTGATTAATGGTTTTAATGAAAATTCGGATGAAAAACTGAGCGATGTAAAGGAGTTTATTCTTTCATTTTTTATCACCATAGGTTTTATTACTATTGTCTTCCTGGCACTTTTCGGAGTGTATTATGTGGAGGTTGTAATGAAGCTCTTTACACCGGCTTATGATATCACCTGGCTTGTAGATAATCTTTCCAGCATTATTGGATTTGTTTCTTTTCCTCTTTTTTATTTTATACTGCTTACTTTATTTTACTGGCTGGGAACGGTGAAAATTTCAAGATTCCGTCAGGCTGTTCCGGGTGCTATTTTAACTACTATTCTGTTTGTGGTGACTACCTATATTTTCGCCATTTATGTAAAGGATATTGCAAGGTATAACGTACTGTACGGATCCATCGGAAGTATGATTCTGCTGATGGTTTGGGTAAATGTGAATGTGTATCTTCTTCTATTTGGGAATGAGCTGAACATGGCAATCAGAAAGCTGAGAATAGAAAAGCTGCTGTCTGATGAAATTCAGAAAGAAACCATCCATTATCATTCTCAGTTTACAGAACCTAATTTTGACAGTGATGAGGAACATCAAAGAAAACTGGATAATCTGAAGAAAAATTAA
- the nhaA gene encoding Na+/H+ antiporter NhaA, whose amino-acid sequence MNLSLYFKKFFNNSQSSGIILIFCVLISLLIANSSAAENFQHFLDKEVGTHLFGLEYPVSIWINDGLMAIFFLLVGLEIKRELVEGELSSFKNASLPIFAAVGGMLVPAVIYSIFNTGTEYSNGWGIPMATDIAFSLAIISMLGKKIPNSIKIFLAALAIVDDLGAILVIAIFYTEQIHWSYLLLSFGVTALLFVLNFLKVTKTIFYIIPGLFLWYFLHHSGIHATIAGVLLAFSIPTNASNVEISPLEKLEHQLHIPVSFLIMPIFALTNTNITFSSEMVAGVTSTLGLGIICGLVLGKLIGINLFSLIAIKLKLSSLPQNSNWLQMIGVGLLAGIGFTMSIFIALLSFKGEIEIQDEAKFAILIASFVAAIAGFTILSVSSKENPDLEEN is encoded by the coding sequence ATGAATTTATCTCTTTATTTTAAAAAATTTTTCAACAACAGCCAGTCTTCAGGAATTATTCTTATTTTCTGTGTACTTATTTCATTGCTTATTGCCAATTCATCTGCTGCAGAGAACTTTCAGCATTTTTTGGATAAAGAGGTTGGCACTCACCTTTTCGGATTGGAATATCCTGTCAGCATCTGGATCAATGACGGATTAATGGCCATATTTTTCCTTCTAGTAGGTCTTGAAATAAAACGCGAACTTGTGGAAGGCGAGCTTTCCTCTTTTAAAAATGCCTCCCTTCCTATTTTTGCTGCCGTAGGCGGAATGCTTGTTCCGGCCGTCATCTACAGCATTTTCAATACAGGTACAGAATACAGCAATGGCTGGGGAATACCTATGGCTACAGACATTGCTTTCTCGCTGGCTATCATTTCGATGCTTGGAAAAAAAATCCCTAATTCTATCAAGATATTTTTAGCGGCACTCGCTATTGTAGACGATCTTGGAGCCATCCTCGTGATTGCCATTTTCTATACAGAGCAAATCCACTGGAGCTATCTTCTATTGTCTTTTGGAGTAACGGCTCTCCTATTTGTTTTAAATTTTTTAAAAGTAACCAAAACGATATTTTATATTATTCCGGGACTATTTCTATGGTATTTCCTTCATCATTCCGGAATTCACGCAACCATAGCAGGGGTTTTACTGGCATTTTCCATTCCAACCAACGCGTCTAATGTAGAAATTTCGCCTTTGGAAAAACTGGAGCATCAGCTTCACATTCCGGTAAGCTTTCTCATTATGCCAATATTCGCTTTGACTAATACCAATATCACTTTTTCCAGTGAAATGGTGGCTGGGGTTACGAGTACATTAGGATTGGGAATTATTTGTGGTCTGGTGTTAGGAAAATTAATAGGAATCAATTTGTTTTCACTAATCGCTATCAAATTAAAACTCAGTTCTCTGCCTCAAAACAGCAACTGGCTTCAAATGATTGGCGTAGGTTTATTGGCCGGAATCGGATTTACCATGTCCATTTTCATTGCATTGCTTTCCTTTAAAGGTGAAATTGAAATTCAGGATGAAGCGAAATTTGCTATCCTGATTGCTTCTTTTGTAGCGGCCATTGCAGGGTTTACCATATTGAGTGTAAGTTCAAAAGAAAATCCAGATCTGGAAGAAAATTAA
- a CDS encoding RelA/SpoT family protein has protein sequence MSYDLEQENKEILARYKDLISNTYRTLDEENNKLIRKAFDIALDAHKDQRRKSGEPYIYHPIAVAKIVATEIGLGATSIACALLHDVIEDSDYTYDDLKKIFGEKIANIVNGLTKISIMNHQNISVQSENYRKLLLTLSEDFRVILIKIADRLHNMRTLESMAPDKQKKIASETVYIYAPMAHRLGLYNIKSELEDLSLKYNSPEVYNEITEKLELAKENRERYINEFTKEVSARLGEEGLNFKIKGRAKAISSIYRKMLKQGVSFEEVFDNYAIRIIYKSDAKNEKFLAWKIYSIVTDVYHSNPSRMRDWITQPRSTGYESLHLTVLGPDRKWIEVQIRSERMDEIAEKGVAAHYKYKEGYKQSSDDRNFEKWVTEIREVLEQQQNLSTSELLDNIKLNLYSKEVFVFTPKGEIKILPTNATALDFAFSVHSDLGMKCLGAKINGKLVPISYILQNGDQVDILSSQNQKPKSDWLEFVVTSKAKSKIKSYLNSQKNQLVEEGKEILQRKLRHAKINFNDEEINKLQKFFNLKSSQELFLKFQTNELDVSSLRKYIESKNVFNNLLSRFRKSPNKSQHFEEHKEENLDMIVFGKDEEKLNYSYAKCCTVIPGDKIFGFITISDGIKVHSDTCPNAINLRAQYDYRVIPAKWVNAESFKNRVKIEIEGLDRMGMINDITTVISGSMGMDMKSMSIESNNGVFTGNINLEVKNKGQLEETFKKLKSINGVSIVRRLQS, from the coding sequence ATGAGTTACGATTTAGAACAAGAGAATAAAGAGATCCTAGCAAGATATAAGGATCTGATTTCTAATACATACAGAACGTTGGATGAGGAAAATAATAAGCTCATCCGAAAGGCATTCGACATTGCTCTGGATGCCCACAAGGATCAAAGGAGAAAATCCGGAGAACCTTACATCTACCACCCTATTGCTGTTGCTAAAATTGTAGCTACAGAGATTGGTCTGGGAGCAACTTCTATTGCCTGTGCGCTTTTGCATGATGTGATTGAAGACTCCGATTATACCTACGATGATCTGAAAAAAATCTTCGGTGAAAAAATTGCAAATATCGTGAATGGATTGACCAAAATTTCCATTATGAATCACCAGAATATTTCTGTACAGTCCGAAAATTACAGGAAACTGTTACTCACATTATCCGAGGATTTCAGGGTTATTCTGATCAAAATTGCAGACCGTCTTCATAATATGAGGACTTTGGAAAGCATGGCTCCGGACAAGCAGAAAAAAATCGCCTCAGAAACGGTTTATATCTATGCGCCCATGGCTCACCGTCTTGGATTGTACAACATCAAATCTGAGCTGGAAGACCTTTCCTTAAAATATAACAGCCCCGAAGTATATAACGAGATTACGGAAAAATTGGAACTTGCCAAGGAAAACCGTGAGCGATATATCAATGAGTTTACAAAAGAAGTATCGGCAAGGCTTGGTGAAGAAGGTTTAAACTTTAAAATTAAAGGCCGCGCAAAGGCCATCTCTTCCATCTACAGAAAGATGCTTAAACAGGGAGTTTCTTTTGAGGAAGTTTTTGATAACTATGCCATCAGGATTATTTATAAATCGGATGCGAAAAATGAAAAATTCCTTGCCTGGAAAATCTACTCTATCGTTACGGATGTTTACCACAGTAATCCTTCCAGAATGCGTGACTGGATTACCCAACCCCGTTCTACAGGATACGAAAGTCTGCATTTAACGGTTTTAGGACCAGACAGAAAGTGGATTGAAGTACAGATCCGTTCTGAAAGAATGGACGAAATTGCCGAAAAAGGGGTTGCTGCCCATTATAAATACAAAGAAGGCTACAAACAGAGTTCGGACGACAGAAACTTTGAAAAATGGGTAACAGAAATCCGTGAAGTACTGGAACAGCAGCAGAACCTTTCCACTTCAGAACTTTTGGATAATATTAAGCTTAATTTATATTCTAAAGAAGTTTTTGTCTTTACCCCGAAAGGAGAAATTAAAATTCTGCCAACCAATGCTACAGCCTTAGATTTTGCTTTCTCAGTCCATTCTGATCTGGGAATGAAGTGCTTAGGAGCTAAAATCAACGGAAAGCTGGTTCCAATCTCCTATATCCTTCAAAACGGAGATCAGGTAGACATTCTTTCTTCACAGAATCAGAAACCAAAATCTGACTGGCTGGAATTCGTAGTAACTTCGAAGGCCAAATCCAAGATCAAAAGTTATCTGAATTCTCAAAAAAACCAATTGGTAGAGGAAGGAAAAGAAATTTTACAGAGAAAACTTCGTCATGCGAAAATCAATTTTAATGATGAAGAAATTAATAAGCTCCAGAAGTTCTTTAATTTAAAATCTTCTCAGGAACTCTTTCTTAAATTTCAAACTAACGAATTGGATGTTAGCAGCTTAAGAAAATATATTGAAAGTAAAAATGTATTCAACAATTTACTTTCAAGGTTCAGAAAATCACCTAATAAAAGCCAGCATTTCGAGGAACATAAAGAAGAAAACCTTGACATGATTGTCTTTGGAAAAGATGAAGAAAAACTGAACTACAGCTATGCAAAATGCTGTACAGTGATTCCGGGTGATAAAATTTTCGGATTCATCACCATCTCAGACGGAATTAAAGTTCACAGTGATACCTGCCCGAATGCTATTAATTTGAGAGCACAGTATGATTACCGTGTCATTCCGGCCAAATGGGTGAATGCTGAAAGCTTCAAAAACAGAGTAAAAATTGAAATTGAAGGATTGGACAGAATGGGAATGATTAATGATATCACTACCGTTATCAGCGGAAGTATGGGAATGGACATGAAAAGCATGTCTATTGAATCCAACAATGGTGTTTTCACAGGAAATATCAATCTCGAAGTCAAAAATAAAGGTCAGCTGGAAGAGACCTTTAAAAAACTTAAAAGTATTAATGGTGTTTCCATAGTGAGGCGACTACAATCATAA